Below is a genomic region from Bdellovibrionota bacterium.
ACGTGTTTACACGAGTATCAGAGGCCGTAACAATTAGCATTCCGCTAAGAGGTAAAAATTCTCCGATAATTTCTCGCTCAAGTCCTTCACGCCTTAACAACTCAACACCGAGTGGGCATAGGTATTCTCCACATACCTTACGCTTAGGCGTTATGTTTTTCTCAAGCACGAGAATTCTCAATCCAATCTTAGAAAGCTTATACGCAAGAAACGCACCTGCAGGACCTGCGCCGACTATTATAATATCAAAAATATTATTCATAACTCTACTCCCACTTAAGTAAGATACTTTGCCCTGAAAAGCCGGGACCAAAAGCAAGCATATATCCAAGTTCTCCAGCGTTGTGAGGTTTCATAAGTATGCGTTCTAAAATATGCAGAATCGTAGCACTCGAGAGATTACCTCTTTCTTTCAGAACTGCTTTTGAGTCGGAAATGTCTTTTCCAAATTGAGTAATGTATTCCTCAACTCGATTGATGATTTTTTTACCGCCCGGATGGAACATATAATTATGAATATCTTCGACTTTTAAATTATTTCTTTCTAAGAATGGAAGAAACAGCTTTGGAAAGTGTTCTTGAATGGTATCTGGGACATCACGATCAAGTACAATTTTAAGACCTGAGTTTCTCAACTCATATCCCATAAGATGAGTTGTATTTGCAAAGTGATACATATCTGTATCCACAATTACGGGAGCAACTCTACTATCATCCCTTCCCAAGATAACTGCGGCCGCACCATCCGCAAAAATCGCTGTGCTAACAAGGTTCTCCATAGAAAAGTCATCTTTTTGGAATGTGATACTTGGTAATTCAACAGAGACAACTGCAGCCTTAGAATTGGGATGTGCTTTTAAATAATCATTTGCATACATAAGAGCCGAAACTCCTGCCGCACATCCCATTTCTGTTACAGGAAGGCGTTTAATGTTTCTATTCAAACCCAACTTATCAATGAGATAAGCATCAACTGATGGAATCATAAATCCCGTGCAACTTGTGGTAACAATAAAGTCCAACTCCTCTGGTCGAGTACCGCTATCAGCTAGTGCTTTTTTTAGTGCACGCTCTGCCATATCTATTGCTGCTTTAATGTACAGATTATTTTTTTCTTCAAAACTGATGCTAGCAAAAACTGTTTCGAGAGGAAATGCCGACTGGCGCTTTTGGATATCTGCACCTGCAAATATTTTTAAAGCAATACGTCTCATATCGGGATTGATATGACTTAGCCAAAGTTCATCCGCCGCCTTTACAATTTCTGCAGTTGTATATTCAAAACCTGGTTGCACTGTTGAGACACATAGTATTTTAGACATAATCACCTCTTTATTGATTTGAACTAATGCTATTTTCGCAACTATTTCTGATATGTGAAATCCGATGAATGTCTTAAGAAAATTCTTTTATATTACGGTAATTTGCATCTACTATAGGACTTTATCCCTATAAGGAGCTCTAGTCATGAACGCGTTCTCAAAACTGGATGGACGGCAGAAAGTGTCCGTTCTAATAATTTTAATGGCTGCTGTCGCATTATGGGCCGTTGATGCAATCGATGATTTGTCTCACGGATCGAGCTGGGGCCACCTAGCTATTGAAGGTATAATTATATCTTTTGCTGCATTTTGGATCATCACTGTTGCCGTTAGATATTTTGTTTCAAAAAAAGAAAATGTAGAAATACGCGCAGACCTTGCAAATGTAAGAAAAAGCTTAGAAGACTACCGCAAAGAAACCCAGCATCTTGTTAAAGGTCTAAGTCTCAAAATAGATGAACAGCTTGAAAAGTGGGAAATGACAAAAGCAGAAAAAGAAATAGCCTTACTTCTCTTAAAGGGCTTCGCAAATAAAGAAATAGCAGACATTCGTGGAACTTCAGAAAAAACCGTAACCCAGCAGATTACAGCGGTATATACAAAGTCAGGTTTACGTAACCGCTCAGAGTTCGCCGCATTTTTCCTAGAAGATTTGCTACTTCCAGACAACCAAAACGCGTAAAAACACAAAAAGGAAGAAAACCTGTGTCTTCCTCCTTCTTATTAAGATAAACGATCGCGAGAATATACTAATAATTTAGTCGATTTTGAAAGGCTTTGGGCTGATTGGTTCTGGATAATGCATTTTATCGTAAGCATCAGCACCAAGTGGCAATAAAGCGATATTTCTAGCTCTTTTCACAGCGTTAGCTACTGCTCTTTGTTGCATAGAGCTAAGTTTGCTGATCCTTGAAGGGATGATTTTAGCACCTTCAATGATGAACTTTGAAATAGTTGAAGCGTCTTTAAAATCAAATTTAAAGTCGACTGGGTATTCAGATCTAAATTTTGTTTTTCCAGAACCTTTTTTAAGCAAGGGATGTCTCCTGTTAGAACCTAATAATTAGGTAGCCTATAATTTATAGCTAAAAAAGGGTTATAATATAATTTAGTGTTGCCAACAAGCGTATTTTTCGACTATTTTCATGAACTTCGTAATATATATCATCTATCCAAATTAGGGATTAGGGAGCATTAGTATGCCACGTTGTGAATTAACTCAAAAAGGGCCTGTTGTTAGCAACTTAGTGTCGCACTCGAACATTAAGACAAAATCGATCAGCCAGCCGAACATTCAATACAAAAAACTTCATAGCCAAGCTTTGAACCAATCATTCACTTTGAAGATTGCAACAAGCACTTTGAGAACAATCGAGCACAGAGGCACGTTTGACGGATATCTTTTAAGCCGTGATAACAAAGACCTTTCTAAAAAAGCTCTCGATATCAAAAAAAGAATTAAAGCTAAATTATCTGGGAAAAAAGTAAAAGCTAAAGGAGCGGCAAGTGAAGCTTAAGATTAAAAAAGGAGCTACGGTACAAGTTATTGCTGGTTCTGATAAAGGTAAGAGCGGAAAAGTTTTAGAAATCAAAACTGCTCCATTAAAAATTAAAGTTCAAGGCGTTAAAGTTCAAACTCACTTTGATAAAAAAGAAGGACTTCTTAAGAAAGAAGGATTCTTTGATTATTCAAACGTAAAATTAGTTGCAGCATCTGAAAAAGTAACTAAGAAAAAAGCTAAAAAGAAAGCTTCTAAAAACGCATAATATTGTTCATTCGATATTGATAAAGAAAGCCATCCCTTTAGAAAAATAGAGTGATGGCTTTTTTTATTGGAATTATTCTTCGCCGCCGAGTTCTTTTTCTAGTTCCTCGATGGATTGCTCCATTTGAATCTCATGGAGCTTTTGTTTATCACGCACATCTCTTCTCATAGAATAACCATCAAAGAAATCTGAAATGATCGGCGCCAAAAGGATAACAGTAAAAGCCCCCACTATGCCCAAAGCTCTTTTGTCAGACAATTGAAACTGTTTACTGAATCCACGGTAAACTAAATAAGATTTAGCCAAGATCAACAAAGCCGCTGTGATGTAAATAAAATCCACAGATTTAACGTAGGCCAGGGCGATCATAATTGGAAGGGCAACGATGCTAATAAGCATTTCGGCAATCACGATGACCTTAAATATTGATAAGAACGTGATTTGCGAAAACCCAATACGATCTAAAATAAACCAAACCAAGAAACTTATAAAAGCGATCACCATCAAAGTTTGAATCGGAGAAAAGATAAGACTCGATGTAATTCCGGATAGGTTAAGAATCGCGATCGAATAAAGAGTGCTCGTCCCTGCCTCAACTAAAAACCCAAAAAGAACAATCTTGATCCAATCCATTGAGACTTCACGGTCAATATGACCAAACGGATCTTTTAAAAGCCTTTTCAAAAATTGCGGAAATTCATTCAAATAAATTTTAATATCATTCATTATATCTTGATTCATAGATCAGTCCTCTGTGATGAATTCTTATATTAAGTTTTATACGATGTTTTCGCAATGTATGCTATCTGAGTTAGACCATAGCCAAGGATTTTTTTGAAATTGAGTTAAAACTCGAACTTCCAACCAATTCCAGGCCCGGCACCCTCCTAGTACTTATATGAACTCTTTCCTTATCTAATCCCATAAATACATTACTTAGTAAATTCACAGTCATAAAGAGCTCCATCTTCTAAGTTCACTTTGCATAAATATGCATTGATATCATTAACTTCAAGAACCCCATCTTCATTCAATCCAGCATAAGAATAGTATTGATTGCTGATTTTTTTTGATGGATCTAGATTTTGAATTCTCCATTTTATTGCTCCATCCAGATTAACAAAATACACGTTTCTGTCTGATACTTTTATAAATGCTTTAATCAATACAATTACGCCGTTTTTAACTTGCACGACTGTTTGAATAGAAGTTGGAAATGTAATTTTTTTTTCGTTAATAGAAAGTTCTTTTTCATGGAATGAAATATTCATGGCAATTCCTTACAATTTATTTAGTAAACTCACGATCATAAATAGTGCCATCTTCTAAATTTACTTTACACACGTAACCCGTGAAGTCATATACCTGCAAAACGCCATCATCATGTAGTCCCATGCCTGTGTAATATGCGCTATATTCTTTAGATGGTTCTGTATCTTGAATGCGCCATCTGATAGATCCATCTAGATTTACGAAGAACACGTTTTTATCTGATATTTTCGTAATTGCTTTGAGCATAACTATAATACCGTTTTCTACTTCTACTATCTTGCTAATAGGATGAGAAAACTCGACTTTAATTTTCCCAATTAGTAATTCTTGATTATTAAAAGTAATTGTCATGGTAACTTCCTTGGATTTTTGAACATAGATTCTAAATTAGAACCCGTTGGTAATTTTTCAACTGCAATTTCAAATTGCGTAGCAACTTGCTTCCCTGAAGAACCAAATATTGCATTCGGAACACTTTTGCGAAGTACTGCGCCCGCAGGAACATCAACGTCCACAATATACACAGGTAACCTTGGAAGTGCAAATTTGTCTTGGATTTGTTCTGGAGTAAGGCCTTTTATACTATTTTTATCTAATATCCATGAGCCCAAGAGATTTAGCTCATCTGAATAAACGCGCGCAAACTTGTCATTCGTCGGCACGTGGGTGGTGTATTCAAACACTTTTGTATTTGGTTTAACAGAAGGTTGATATTGCTTACCCACATTTGCAGGATTAGTTTCAAAAGCTATTTTAGATAAATGGTTTACTTCTTCAGCTGTTTTTACATGCACATTATTTAAATCTTTGATCAATACATTGTGATTCCACTCAATATTACCTTTTGGTGTTGCTACAACTTGTGTGTATTCCACGGCTTCAGATGTAACCTTAACTTTTCCCGTTGATTTTAAAGCGTGATTCATCTCAAGTGCTTTTAAAGCATCTGGCCTTGAAGCATTTTTGAGAGTATTGGTAATTTCAACAGCCTCACGTACAGCGGGAATAAGTTCTTTGGAAATTAATTTTTGCACAACAGGATTGGTAGCTAATTCTTCAGCAAATTCTTTCATTGCTGTTTTTGCAACGGTTACAGTTCCGACTCGAACACCACTCACTATCGTTGAACTTCCCAAACTGGAAAATGCTCCCAATACATCTAAGATATATTCCCCTACAACCTCGCCCCTCTCATAGGCAGAACCCTTTTCTAGAATTTCCATTTGACTCTTCAGATGATCGGTAAGAGCCGCTGCTAATCTCGGAGTAGCCATAGCTAGATCATAAATTGAGCTCACCAAATGCGTTGGATCATTTACCACGGCGTTAGAGTAATCTTTCAGTGCATTCGCAAGCTCTGGCGCCATTTTAATTATATTTTTAATATTGTCTTTAGCACCAGTGATTACGCCTTCAGAAAAATCCAGAATACTTTTTGCCATGTGTAGGTAAGCTAGCGCTTGCATTGGATTGGAGTTGAATTTTTCGTCAGCTAGCCTTACGTAGCTTGCGCCCAATAGATATTGCGAAGTTTCACTGTATGACCTACGAAGGAAAAATGAATTTTCTCCCCAAGAAGCCTGATACTGATTAACCATTCTTCGGACAATCTGTCCTTGCTGAGAAGTTAAGGCATGATTCGACTTGAAATCCACAAGCGGACTCTTTGGTACAGAAGAATCTATGGATTCAGGAATGAATATACCTTCGCTATTAAAGCCTTTTGGAAAACTTGAAGAAATATTGGAATAAATAATTCCTTCAGCATTGTCCACAGCAGCTTTATAATTCCTCGAATTGGAATCGATATTCTGATTGTATTTATCGAACTTAAATTTTAGAGACTCGGCACTGTCGATATACATTCTAAATTGATCTACATCTTTGGTTTTACTCGCGTAATTTGCACTGTTTCTAGAGACCATCGAAACTAAATTTCTTTTTATTTGCGTCTGTGCCGCGTCCATTTTTACGGTTTCTCGATCAATATATTTTTGGGTAAATTCTTGTCTCTGTCTTTCTTGATCCTCCACCATTCTTTCCATGGCAGATTTTTCTGCGGCGTAGGATTCACCACCAAATTTTCCATCTCCATTGTTATTTTTTTCGTAAACAATAGTAGGGGAACAAGTGGTATAACCTCCCATGCCAATACAACCCGTGAATTGAGCAAAGACACTGTTTAAAAGAAAAATTAAGTAGATCATGGCTCCCTCTCAAAAAATTGCACCAGCCATTTTGCAGAATTCTTTAAAGCTCTAAATTCCTCAACGTGCAGGTATTTGTTAGACATGGACTCAATTTTTGCATTAAATATTTTAACTTTAGCAAAAGTTGTATTTTTATTTTTCTTACCCCAGATATATTCAAAGCTATCGCTTAGAATATTCAAAAATTCTGCTCTTAGAGTTAAGTATTCTTTGAAGGCTACCTTTTCGCTCTCTAGCACTACAAGATTTGTATGTCTCTTCATCTCAATGAGTCTCTGTAGTTTTGTTAAAGCTTTTTGTCTTTCAGCAAAAGCTTTTCTTACGTTATCAAGTTTAAAGTTGCTGAACGCACTTTCTGCCTTGATACCAAAGGACTCCACAATAAAATGAGATGCCATATTAATAAGACTTTTCTTGTCTAATTTTTCTTCTAAAGATTTTTCTTTCTCAAGGAGAGGCTTTAGCTCTTCTTCTGAAGCATTATTTTCTTTCATTTTGATAATTTTATCGCTGAGAGCTACAAGTTCTTGAATGTCATTTGTAAGTGCTTTGATGTGCTCTTTTTCTTGATGATATCTTTGCTTTTCTTTTTCGGCATCGTCTCCTCCATTAGCTAATGCGGTAACTCTAACTAACGCTTCATCGAGGTTTGAGGTAATGTCTTGGCATCTTTCTCTGTACATGCTGCTGATGTCTTGGCTCGTGAGAGAATTATAGAATTTGTATAATTCAGCTTCGTGATATTTCTTCATCATTTTGAATCTTTTCCTTGCTCCACTCATATAGCTGACTACAGCTATAACAACCACGACGGCAACAGCAACACCCGTGGCGGCCAAAGCCGTCATGGTACTAGCTTGCGCACTCACCGCTGCCGTAGTTGCGCCGTTAAGCATGGCGGTACCATAAACTGAAGCAAGATATGTCCCTCCAACTTGAGCCGTATAAGAAGCATATTTTTGTACATCTTGTACGTCCTTACTCATGCCATAATTATACTGGTTGTACTGAACTCCATTTCTCTCATCAGCCGTCGAAGTACTGATCATAAATGAAAAGGCCAAGCTGGGAGGAGGTGGTGACACTGGAATAAAAGGATTAAAAGAAAGATCGTTGCGACCAACGGAACATTGATATTTTAAACCCGTAATCATCTGCGTAACCGTAGCGATAAATTCTTTTTGAAAAATTGCAGTTGTTGACGGTGTCCATGACATATCAAACAGCTTACGGTTTTGTAGTGTATATTCTGCTATGACTTTGTTCAGTAGATTTTCTAGATCTTCATCTTCTAAAACCTTCAGATTTGCGACGTTCGAAAAAGCCTTTTCAATACGCTGAACTTCTTCATCCAATTGATTCAACTGATTGACCTGTTCATTGAGAGCCCCGGAAGCATTAAAAATATTATCTAGGATTTTATTTACATCATTACTGATCATTAAATTAACATGATCTTCTACATTCTGCTTTTGAAATTCCACGGCTTTTTTTGCATCATCCATCATAGATTGCGCATTTACAGTATAAGGACAGAAAATCATACTTAAGATCAATACTGGAATTAGAACGTACTTCATAATTACCTCACACAACCTTGAATTTGGTTAAGAATTGGATTTACTTTCTCTGGACTGAAATAAGATTTTCTAAAATTTTCGAAAGATCCATTCAATGGCTGCGTAAGAATATCTAAGTTGTGAATCGTCATTGCCTGAATGGATTGAATGAACGAAGTTCCCGAATCTGTCGGTGTAAAGCCTGCAATTTTAATTTTTGCATCAATTTGACCAACGACAATTTTCTGATTGGCCTTGATGTGATTAAGTTTTTCCGTCAGTGCATCGGTAGAGATCACTGAATTGTTGTTTTCCTGGAATAATCTTAAGAAAGACAGAAGCTCAGCATTGAATTCCGTGTCTTTTCCGTTGATATTCTTCATAAGATCAAAAATTAAAGCATTGTCACTGCCTGGAGCACCAAGGCTCCCAAATTTATCGTAGATAAACTTAATTTCATCATGAGCTGCTTTAAAAGCAGAAAATCTCATGTTCACCGTGTTGATCAAAACATCGTAAGCTTTTTTGATTTTCAGTGCCTCTGCTTGATTAGCTCTTACCTGCGCAAAAGTTTTCCCGTTATAAGTAGATAATAACTTTAGCAATGTTTCGTAATGCTTGAAGTGTTCAAACTCCAATCTCATCTTTGATTTTTCTAAGAAGAAATTGGCAAGCTTTAAGCCTAAAACTTGAACCTCTTTTTGCGTATAGGGTAAGATGATTTTTTCATCTCTACAGAACGGTATAATTTGCTTTAAAAATAAAAGTGCCAATTCATGGGATAAAATCGTAGAAGAAGCCTTTAAGTCCCACATCCAAGCAACAGGTTCGTAATTGTAAGCCACATCTGATAATTTGGTGATGAGTTGAATAATTTGCTTTGTCGTTAGTGTATTCATAACTGATTCAAGCAAACTAGGTTGTGAAATTAAGAATAAAAGATGTTGGATATTTCTGATATGAGTTTCAAAATTCACTTGGGTTCTGTAAGGCTCAATATTGTAAAGATATTGAATTATTTGATCAATAGACTTTGATTGAACAGTCGATAGATCAATTGGCGTTACCACCACTTCGAAACTTCCTTCTAAATTAGAAGCTTGAGAGTAACTATTGAAATAAAATTCTTGGTAAACCTCTGTACCCGGCTTTCCCCATACAATGTATTTTTCATCGCCTTGCAACGGGAGGTTACTATTGAAAGCATTCTGAAAACCTCTATCTACTTGTGGGAGATTGAAAACACCTGATCTATTCTTTCTTTGAATAATTGCC
It encodes:
- a CDS encoding 3-oxoacyl-[acyl-carrier-protein] synthase III C-terminal domain-containing protein, with protein sequence MSKILCVSTVQPGFEYTTAEIVKAADELWLSHINPDMRRIALKIFAGADIQKRQSAFPLETVFASISFEEKNNLYIKAAIDMAERALKKALADSGTRPEELDFIVTTSCTGFMIPSVDAYLIDKLGLNRNIKRLPVTEMGCAAGVSALMYANDYLKAHPNSKAAVVSVELPSITFQKDDFSMENLVSTAIFADGAAAVILGRDDSRVAPVIVDTDMYHFANTTHLMGYELRNSGLKIVLDRDVPDTIQEHFPKLFLPFLERNNLKVEDIHNYMFHPGGKKIINRVEEYITQFGKDISDSKAVLKERGNLSSATILHILERILMKPHNAGELGYMLAFGPGFSGQSILLKWE
- a CDS encoding helix-turn-helix transcriptional regulator; protein product: MNAFSKLDGRQKVSVLIILMAAVALWAVDAIDDLSHGSSWGHLAIEGIIISFAAFWIITVAVRYFVSKKENVEIRADLANVRKSLEDYRKETQHLVKGLSLKIDEQLEKWEMTKAEKEIALLLLKGFANKEIADIRGTSEKTVTQQITAVYTKSGLRNRSEFAAFFLEDLLLPDNQNA
- the rpsR gene encoding 30S ribosomal protein S18 codes for the protein MLKKGSGKTKFRSEYPVDFKFDFKDASTISKFIIEGAKIIPSRISKLSSMQQRAVANAVKRARNIALLPLGADAYDKMHYPEPISPKPFKID
- the rpmB gene encoding 50S ribosomal protein L28, with the protein product MPRCELTQKGPVVSNLVSHSNIKTKSISQPNIQYKKLHSQALNQSFTLKIATSTLRTIEHRGTFDGYLLSRDNKDLSKKALDIKKRIKAKLSGKKVKAKGAASEA
- a CDS encoding KOW motif domain-containing protein, with the protein product MKLKIKKGATVQVIAGSDKGKSGKVLEIKTAPLKIKVQGVKVQTHFDKKEGLLKKEGFFDYSNVKLVAASEKVTKKKAKKKASKNA